The genomic region CTGGCCGCGCTCGCCGATGTATATATCAATGACGCATTCGGAACGGCTCACCGCGCTCATGCTTCCACCGAAGGCATCACCCGATTCGTCAAGCAGTCGGCTGCCGGATTCCTGATGGCCAAGGAAATCGAATATTTCTCGAGGGTCCTTTCACGACCGGTCAGACCGTTTGTTACCGTTCTCGGCGGCGCGAAAGTATCCGACAAGATCGATGCGATAAATAATCTGCTCGATAAAGCCGACATCTTTCTTGTGGGCGGTGGGATGGCCTATACGTTCCTGCATGAAAACGGCGTGAAAATCGGCGATTCCTTGTTCGAACCGGATAAGACCGACGTCGCTCGCGAGGTGATGCAAAAGGCGCAAAGACTGAAAAAACAGTTCCTGCTGCCGGTCGACCACGTTATCGGCGACACGCTAAGCGAAAATGCAAAAGTAAGAACAGTGCAAAAGGATATTCCCGACGGATGGAAAGGGCTCGATATCGGCCCGAAAACGATTACCCTGTTTTCAGACACCCTGCGGGATGCAAAAACAATTGTCTGGAACGGCCCTCTCGGCGCGTTCGAGATTTCGCTCTTTGCGGAAGGAACCAGAAAAATAGCGGAAGCAATCGCGCAATCAGGCGCGATATCGGTAATCGGAGGTGGTGATACCGCCGCGGCCGTGACGCAATTCGGATTGGCCGGCAAGATGTCGCACATCTCGACCGGCGGCGGCGCTTCACTTGAAATGCTTGAAGGGAAGACACTTCCCGGTATTGATGCTCTGACTGACAAGTAACCGCAGTTGAGCCTCGGAACCATTTGCTCGGTTGGCGATACTCCGACGCCTACTGGGGAATGGGGATTCACCATCAAAAGGAGGACACTTCTGTATGACTATGAACAAGGAAGAAAAAAACCGCCTCATCAAGAAACAC from Candidatus Abyssobacteria bacterium SURF_5 harbors:
- a CDS encoding phosphoglycerate kinase, whose amino-acid sequence is MNKLSVEDVALDGKRAFVRVDFNVPLDDGKVADDTRISAALPTIRYMVERGAKVILASHLGRPKGKIVDKYRMDPVAHRLGELLGKPVRKLDDCVGDKIEKAVNEMKPGEVVLLENLRFHPQEEANDEQFSKRLAALADVYINDAFGTAHRAHASTEGITRFVKQSAAGFLMAKEIEYFSRVLSRPVRPFVTVLGGAKVSDKIDAINNLLDKADIFLVGGGMAYTFLHENGVKIGDSLFEPDKTDVAREVMQKAQRLKKQFLLPVDHVIGDTLSENAKVRTVQKDIPDGWKGLDIGPKTITLFSDTLRDAKTIVWNGPLGAFEISLFAEGTRKIAEAIAQSGAISVIGGGDTAAAVTQFGLAGKMSHISTGGGASLEMLEGKTLPGIDALTDK